In the genome of Dermacentor silvarum isolate Dsil-2018 chromosome 1, BIME_Dsil_1.4, whole genome shotgun sequence, one region contains:
- the LOC125942767 gene encoding uncharacterized protein LOC125942767, whose translation MSKDIAKIKEDVKNDLVKLRDDLKQEMKLSRESFERDLRNEMREIRNEQRSVAQSLEFAHKTIEDLKSQLAAAVAKNTELTNSNKELQAKCQTLENHTGYLEKRLVHLEQYSRNSNIEIQGVRKEENENVLSVLSKIGEAINEPVQKSDIEVCHRVPTRNPDRSNIIVQFKSRAKRDLMLKKAKKMRIRNNDIGLSDDAQIYVNEHLCPALKRLLGMAVKRKHEKHWKSVWSFNGKIFARKSDDSGTIQIAREVDLEKII comes from the coding sequence ATGTCGAAAGACATAGCGAAGATTAAGGAAGACGTCAAGAATGATCTCGTGAAACTCAGGGATGATCTTAAACAGGAAATGAAATTGTCGCGCGAATCGTTTGAGAGGGACCTCAGAAATGAAATGCGTGAAATTCGAAATGAGCAACGCAGCGTTGCACAGAGCCTCGAGTTCGCTCATAAAACCATAGAAGACCTGAAAAGCCAACTAGCAGCTGCAGTAGCAAAAAATACTGAATTAACCAATAGTAACAAAGAACTGCAGGCAAAATGCCAGACACTTGAGAATCATACAGGGTACCTGGAGAAACGCCTGGTTCACCTTGAACAGTATTCGAGAAACTCTAATATTGAAATTCAAGGCGtccgaaaagaagaaaatgaaaacgtTCTGAGCGTCCTCTCAAAGATTGGAGAGGCTATTAACGAGCCTGTTCAAAAATCTGACATAGAAGTATGTCATCGCGTTCCAACCCGCAATCCTGATCGAAGCAACATTATAGTTCAGTTCAAGTCTAGGGCAAAGCGAGATCTGATGCTAAAGAAAGCAAAGAAGATGCGCATCCGCAACAATGATATCGGACTTTCAGACGATGCGCAGATCTACGTAAATGAGCACCTCTGCCCTGCTCTGAAGCGCCTGCTTGGCATGGCGGTGAAGCGCAAGCATGAGAAGCACTGGAAATCCGTTTGGTCTTTCAATGGGAAAATATTCGCGCGGAAGTCTGACGATTCCGGTACCATACAGATCGCCCGTGAAGTTGACCTTGAAAAAATTATCTAA